The segment GCGCGCGAGCGGTTCTTCGCGGGCCGCTACGAGCGTGTCGTGCTGGACGGCATCGGGCATTTTCCGCAGCGCGAGGCGCCGGCGGCCGTCGCGGACGCGATTCTCGGGTTCTGCGAGCCCGGCTGACACGCGCCGGCCGGCCCGGCGCGCAGCGGATCAAGCGTGGACGCGGGGCGTGAGCAGGTCGTCGAGGCCGATGTTCCGGAACATCTCGCGGCGGATGCGATCGCCGACGCGGAACACTTCCTCCGCGCCGTCCTGCGACGGATCGACGAACACGCGGTACGGGCGCCTGCCGGCCGGCGCGGCGACGAGATCGGCAATCGCCGTCGCGACGGTGCCGGCATCGGCGTCCGCGGGTTCGAGCGCGGCGAGGCCCTGCAGCGCCCGATCGGCGACGCCCGCGTACGGCCCGTTGTCGTAGGCAGCCTGTACGACGGCATCGGCCGGCTTGCCCGCGTGGACGAAGTGATTCGTGCCCCGGGTGAACGCGCCCGGCACGACGATCGACGTTTCGATGCCCCAGCGGGCGAGTTCGGCCGCATAGGACACCGCGAGCGAATCCATCGCGGCCTTCGCGGCGAAGTAGGGCGCGAGGAACGGCGGGGTGCCGCCGCGCGCCGACGAGGACGATACCCAGACGAGCAGGCCGCGGCCTTGGCGGCGCAAGTGCGGCAGCGCCGCACGGTTCACGCGCTGGGTCGACACGACGTTGATGTCGTAGAGCTGCGCCAGCTGTTCGGGTGTGAACGCTTCGGCCGGACCGAACACCATGTGGCCGGCGTTGTGGACGATGCTGTCGAGCCGGCCGTTGTCCGCGATCACGCGGTCGATCGCGGCGTCGACGGACGCGTCGTCGCCGACGTCGAGCTCGACGGTGCGCAGGTCGACGTCGTGTTCCTGCGCGTAGGCCGCGATCGCGGCGGCGCGCGGCGCGTTGCGGCCGGCGCTTTCGCGCATCGATGCGTAGACCGTATGGCCGGCGCGGGCGAGTGCCTGGGCCGTCAGCAGGCCGAAGCCGCTGGACGCGCCCGTGACGAGAATGACTTCCTTCATGATCGATCTCCGGTAACAGGGGCGCGGGCTGCGGCTGGCAACCCTTGCGCGTGGTCCGTCAGCACATGCCGCCGTTGGCGCGCAGGATCTGGCCGTTGACCCACGCGCCGTCGGGGCCGGCGAGGAAGGCGACGACGCCGGCGATGTCCCCGGGCTGGCCGAGCCGTTCCAGCGGATTCATTTTCGCCATTCGGTCGACGAGTTCGGCGCTCTTGCCCTGCAGGAACAGATCGGTCGCGACCGGCCCCGGCGCAACGGCGTTCACGCTGATGCCGCGGCCGCGCATCTCCTGGGCGAGGACCTGCGTCAGGCCCTCGACGGCCGCCTTGGTCGCGATGTACACGCCGTAGGTCGGCAGGCGCATGCCGATCACGCTCGACGACAGGTTGACGATGCGGCCGCCGTCGCGCAGGCGCTTCGCCGCCTCGCGGCTGACGTTGAACGTGCCCTTCAGGTTGATCGCGACGGTCTGGTCGAAGGCCGCGTCGTCGACGTCGGCGATGGCGGCGAGCTTCATGACGCCCGCGCTGTTGACGACCACGTCGACGCGGCCGAACACGCGCTCGGCCGCGTCGAACAGCGCGGCGGTCGCCGCCGGGTCGGCGACGTCCGCCTGCACCGCGACGGCTTCGCCGCCGTCGGCGACGATCGCGTCGACCACTTCCTGCGCGGGGCCGGCGCTGCCGGCATAGTTCACGACGACCCTGAAACCGTCCCGGGCGAGACGGCGGGCGATTTCCGCGCCGATGCCGCGCGATGAACCCGTGACGAGGGCGACCTTTTCCGATGTGCTCATGTCCTGCTCCCTGGTTCGTGAGTGCCGTGCGAGCCGGCGACAGGACTAATGTAGGCTTCCTCGATAGATAAAAATAATGAATAATGATCAGATCAAGAATGACTAAAAGTATGTCTCATGGCATTCGACAGCAGGCTCCTGAGCGGTATCGGCGTGCTCTCGGCGGTGATCGAGGCGGGCACCTTCGCGCGCGCGGGCGAGGCGATGGGGTTGACGCAGCCGGCCGTGAGCCGCGCCGTCGCGCGGCTGGAAGAGCGCGTCGGCATCCGGATCTTCAACCGGACGGCGCGTGCGATCACGTTGACCGACGAAGGGCGGCGCTTTTACGAGGCGGTCGCGCCGCTGCTGGCCGGCATCGAGGAGGCGGCGGTCGACGCAGGCCGTTCCAGGGCGCGCGTCAGGGGGCGGCTGCGGGTCAACGTGGACGGCACCTTCGGCCACTACGTGCTGGCGCCGCGGATGGCGGAATTCCTCGACCGCTTCCCCGAACTGTCCGTGGAAATCAGCGTGTGCGACCGGATGGGCGATCTCGTCGCCGACGGCTTCGACGTCGCGGTGCGCTTCGGCATTCCGGAGCCGTCGTCATACCGCGCGCGGCTGCTGCTCGAGACGCGCGTGCTCACCTGCGCATCGGCGGCCTATGTCGAGCGTCACGGCGAACCGCGGCATCCGCACGATCTTGCGAACGGGCATCGTTGCGTGCTGATCCGCGACCCGGTAACGGGGCGGCCGTTCGAATGGGTCTTCCATCGCGGCAAGGAGGTGGTGCCGTTCGACGCCGGCGGCAGGCTGATGGTCAACGACACGGGCGCACTGCTCGGCGCCTGCCTCGGCGGCGCGGGCGTCGCGCAGTTGCTGGAACTCTACGCGCGGGACATCCTCGCCGACGGGCGGCTGATCCTGTTGCTGCCGGAATGGGCGGACGAGACGTTCCCGCTTTATGCGTATCACCACGCGTCGAACCTCGTCTCCGCGAAGGTGCGGGTGTTTCTCGACTTCGTCCGCGAGCTGATGGCCTGAGTCTGCACGGCAAAAGGTGGCCGGGCGGCCGTCGGGTCATTCGGTGCGATGCGGAATGTTGTCCGGGAACGGATAGGGCGCATGCGGTCCCGGCCAGTCGGGCACGGGCGGTTCGCGCAGCAGGTCGCATCCGACCAGCATGATCGATAGAAGCGCGGCGAGCACGCCGCGGCAAATCGGGCTTGAAGTGGCGCGCGTGGACATGGCCTGCCTCCGTGCTGCGTTCCCTGATGCTTGGACCGCCGGGTGAGGGCATGCGTTGCGGCGCACGTTGCGTGCGGCAGAAACAAAAAACCCGCGAAGCAATGTGCTTGCGCGGGTTTCGACAGGTGCAGCGCATGACGCTGCGAAATTCTGGTGCCCAGGGCCGGAATCGAACCGGCACGCCTTGCGGCGGGGGATTTTGAGTCCCCTGCGTCTACCAATTTCACCACCTGGGCTTGTTTCTGGCTGCGCATGTGGTTGTGCGCGGCGAAACGCGGATTATGGCTGAAATCCCGGCACCGGGCAAGCCACCCGCTTGCCGGTCGTACCCGTTACTGGCTCAGGTAGGCGAACCGGCCCTGTTTCACGATTCCCATCACGCTCGCGCGCTGATCGAGCCCCACATGATCCTTGTCGCTGGTGTTGACGACGCCGTTCGGCACGACCAGTTCGTGCGCGCGTTCGAGCTCGCGCCGCAGCGCCGCGCGGAACGCCGACGTGCCGGGTTGCGCGGTCTTCAGTGCGCGGCCGACCGCATCGGCGAGGCGCGGGTAGACGCCCGCCGCGTCGCCTGCGAACTGCGTGACCGTGCCGGCGCCGTACTTCGCCTCGTAGGCGTCGACGAATGCGAGCGCGGCCTTGCGGGCCGGATGGTCGGCCGGCAGCGTTCGCGCGACGACCACCGGCTGGGTCGGGAACAGCGTCCCGTCGACGTCCTTGCCGCCGAGCTTGATGAATTCCGGCGTCGCGATTCCGTGCGTCTGGTAGATCTGGCCCTTGTAGCTGCGCTCGATCAGCGTGCGCTGCGGCAGCACGGCCGGCGTGCCCGAGCCGGCGATCAGGATCGCGTCGGGTTTCGCCGCGATCAGCTTCAGCGCCTGGCCCGTGACGCTCGCGTCGGTGCGGTTGAAGCGCTCGGTCGCGACGACGCGGATCTTGCGCAGGTCCGCGAAGCGCGTGAACTCGTTCAGCCAGCTATCGCCGTAGCTGTCCGCGAAGCCGATGAAGCCGACCGTCTTCACGCCGTGATTCGCCATGTAGCGCGTCATCACGTCGGCCATCGCACGGTCGCTCTGCGCCATCTTGAACGCCCAGGTCCGCGCGCCTTCCTGCGGCTCGACGATCGCGCCGGAGCCGACCAGCGTGATCATCGGCGTCTGCCCGCCGGCCACCGCGTCGAGTGCCGCCAGCGCGGCCGGCGTGATGTTCGGCCCGACCACGACGTCGACGTGATCCTCGTCGACCAGCTTGTGGATGTTGCGCACGGCGCTGCCCGGGTCGGACGCGTCGTCGAGCACCGTCACCTGCACGGGCTGCCCGGCGATCGTCTTCGGCCACATCAGGATCGCGTTCTTGCTGGTGATGCCGATCGCGGCGGCCGGGCCGGTCGACGACAGGTCGACACCGACCTTCAGGTCGGCATGCGCGGCCGCGCATGCCAGCACGAGGGCGGCGCCGGCGGCGCGGCGCAACAGGGCGGGAAGCGTCATGCGGGAATCTCCGTCGGGCAGCAAAAAGGGGCGCGCTATGCGCCCCCGTTGTTTATACACGTGGCTCAAAGCTCGTACGATTCGGCTTCGCCCTTGAGCGCCTGCTCGATCAGCTTGCGGTTCAGCGTCGGCGACAGCAGTTCGACGAGCGTATACACATAGCTGCGCAGATACGCGCCCTGCTTGAGCGCGACGCGCGTCACGTTGCTGCCGAACAGGTGGCCGACCGGGATCAGCCGCAGGTTGCGGTCGCGCTCGGGATTGAACGCGATATCGGCCATGATCCCGACGCCAAGGCCGAGCTCGACATAGGTCTTGATCACGTCGGCGTCGATCGCCTCCAGCACGATGTCCGGCGACAGCCCGCGCAGCGCGAACGCCTGGTTGATCTTCTTGCGGCCCGCGAACGCGTCGTCGTAGGTGATCAGCGGGTATTGCGCGAGATCGTCGAGCGACGGCTGCTTGCGTTCGAGCAGCGGGTGGTCGGCCGGCACGACGGCCGCGTGGTGCCACTGGAAGCAGGGCAGCGACACCAGTTCCTTGTAGTCGGCGATCGCCTCGGTCGCGATCGCGAGGTCGGCCTGGTCGTGGATCACCATCTCGGCGACCTGCGTCGGGCTGCCCTGCAGGATCGACAGGTGCACCTTCGGGAAGCGCTTCTTGAATTCGGCGATCGCGGCCGGCAGCGAGTAGCGCGCCTGCGTGTGGGTGGCCGCGATGGTCAGGTTGCCCTGGTCCTGTGCGGCATAATCTTTCCCGACCCTTTTAAGGCTTTCAACCTCCTGCAGGATCCGCTCGACCGACGCGAGGATGATCCTGCCCGGCTCGGTGAGCGAGCGCACGCGCTTGCCATGCCGCGTGAAGATCTCCACGCCCAGCTCGTCCTCGAGCTCGATGATCGCCTTCGAAACCCCCGGTTGCGACGTGTAGAGCGCCTTGGCGGCCTCGGTGAGGTTGAAATTCTGCCGGACGGCCTCGCGCACGAAGCGAAATTGGTGCAGGTTCATTTATAACCCTTTCGCATATCAACAGAATTTTTTAGTCGTTTGAAATATAAGGCGAGTTTATTACGATTCACCGGAGTTTTTCAAATATGGATATCTGTTTTCGTCATTAGCAATCCACCCGGCAGCGGATGCCGGCGGCGGTGACGGTGGAACGGAGATTCGGGCGCGACGTGGCTAGGACGTCGCGCGGTCACCACG is part of the Burkholderia pyrrocinia genome and harbors:
- a CDS encoding LysR family transcriptional regulator; translated protein: MAFDSRLLSGIGVLSAVIEAGTFARAGEAMGLTQPAVSRAVARLEERVGIRIFNRTARAITLTDEGRRFYEAVAPLLAGIEEAAVDAGRSRARVRGRLRVNVDGTFGHYVLAPRMAEFLDRFPELSVEISVCDRMGDLVADGFDVAVRFGIPEPSSYRARLLLETRVLTCASAAYVERHGEPRHPHDLANGHRCVLIRDPVTGRPFEWVFHRGKEVVPFDAGGRLMVNDTGALLGACLGGAGVAQLLELYARDILADGRLILLLPEWADETFPLYAYHHASNLVSAKVRVFLDFVRELMA
- a CDS encoding SDR family oxidoreductase — protein: MKEVILVTGASSGFGLLTAQALARAGHTVYASMRESAGRNAPRAAAIAAYAQEHDVDLRTVELDVGDDASVDAAIDRVIADNGRLDSIVHNAGHMVFGPAEAFTPEQLAQLYDINVVSTQRVNRAALPHLRRQGRGLLVWVSSSSARGGTPPFLAPYFAAKAAMDSLAVSYAAELARWGIETSIVVPGAFTRGTNHFVHAGKPADAVVQAAYDNGPYAGVADRALQGLAALEPADADAGTVATAIADLVAAPAGRRPYRVFVDPSQDGAEEVFRVGDRIRREMFRNIGLDDLLTPRVHA
- a CDS encoding SDR family oxidoreductase, giving the protein MSTSEKVALVTGSSRGIGAEIARRLARDGFRVVVNYAGSAGPAQEVVDAIVADGGEAVAVQADVADPAATAALFDAAERVFGRVDVVVNSAGVMKLAAIADVDDAAFDQTVAINLKGTFNVSREAAKRLRDGGRIVNLSSSVIGMRLPTYGVYIATKAAVEGLTQVLAQEMRGRGISVNAVAPGPVATDLFLQGKSAELVDRMAKMNPLERLGQPGDIAGVVAFLAGPDGAWVNGQILRANGGMC
- a CDS encoding CysB family HTH-type transcriptional regulator; the protein is MNLHQFRFVREAVRQNFNLTEAAKALYTSQPGVSKAIIELEDELGVEIFTRHGKRVRSLTEPGRIILASVERILQEVESLKRVGKDYAAQDQGNLTIAATHTQARYSLPAAIAEFKKRFPKVHLSILQGSPTQVAEMVIHDQADLAIATEAIADYKELVSLPCFQWHHAAVVPADHPLLERKQPSLDDLAQYPLITYDDAFAGRKKINQAFALRGLSPDIVLEAIDADVIKTYVELGLGVGIMADIAFNPERDRNLRLIPVGHLFGSNVTRVALKQGAYLRSYVYTLVELLSPTLNRKLIEQALKGEAESYEL
- a CDS encoding ABC transporter substrate-binding protein, which translates into the protein MTLPALLRRAAGAALVLACAAAHADLKVGVDLSSTGPAAAIGITSKNAILMWPKTIAGQPVQVTVLDDASDPGSAVRNIHKLVDEDHVDVVVGPNITPAALAALDAVAGGQTPMITLVGSGAIVEPQEGARTWAFKMAQSDRAMADVMTRYMANHGVKTVGFIGFADSYGDSWLNEFTRFADLRKIRVVATERFNRTDASVTGQALKLIAAKPDAILIAGSGTPAVLPQRTLIERSYKGQIYQTHGIATPEFIKLGGKDVDGTLFPTQPVVVARTLPADHPARKAALAFVDAYEAKYGAGTVTQFAGDAAGVYPRLADAVGRALKTAQPGTSAFRAALRRELERAHELVVPNGVVNTSDKDHVGLDQRASVMGIVKQGRFAYLSQ